From a region of the Campylobacter sp. genome:
- the maf gene encoding septum formation inhibitor Maf: protein MIYLASSSPTRAQILKDNGVEFTQIPFNFDESGISKDDAHTYAYRVVLAKKTQFFKIYKNYDKVLFADSSVLASGEILGKARDEADALKMLRAQSGASCAVYTAMIFCSKALELSALSVASFEFAEFNEADLKGYIVSGDWRGKAGAMSIEGFNEKYIKSSRGSKFTAMGLDLEILKRFVW, encoded by the coding sequence ATGATTTATTTAGCTTCCAGTTCGCCTACTAGAGCACAAATTCTAAAGGATAACGGCGTAGAATTTACGCAAATTCCTTTTAATTTCGATGAAAGCGGCATTAGTAAGGACGATGCACACACCTATGCTTACCGCGTTGTCTTGGCCAAGAAAACGCAGTTTTTTAAAATTTATAAAAATTATGATAAAGTGCTGTTTGCCGATAGCTCCGTACTTGCCAGCGGCGAAATTTTAGGCAAGGCGCGGGATGAAGCGGACGCATTAAAAATGCTACGAGCTCAAAGCGGTGCTAGCTGCGCCGTTTATACTGCGATGATTTTTTGTAGTAAGGCGTTAGAGCTTTCGGCACTTAGCGTCGCAAGCTTTGAATTCGCAGAATTTAATGAAGCGGATTTAAAAGGTTATATCGTTAGCGGCGATTGGCGCGGCAAGGCGGGTGCGATGAGTATCGAAGGCTTTAACGAAAAATATATCAAAAGCTCGCGTGGGTCAAAATTCACGGCGATGGGGCTTGATCTGGAAATTTTAAAGAGGTTTGTATGGTAA
- a CDS encoding transglycosylase domain-containing protein yields MVRVLFSFITVCAFAAGGIFLYFYSQIRLESDSIIDYHPELTTKIYDRNGNLIANVFNEQNRIYVKFDEIPGRVIEALVAIEDTAFFEHGGVNVEAIFRAIIKDVKAMKFVEGASTITQQITRNLVLSSEKKLDRKIKEAILSLKIENALSKEQILERYFNEVYFGHGYYGIRTAALGYFKKDLQDLSLKEIAILVGLPKAPSSFDPTKHLDLSLSRANNVIYRMHELGWINKTEYELAMNEQPTIYNETLTQNVAPYAVDEIIKEAEKILPDVRTGGYRIDTSLDLKAQAMAQEALVFGYNEILKRNKDANASNVNGAMVVTHPQNGEILALVGGVDYAKSNFNRASQSQRQTGSSFKPFVYQIALDMGYSTMTEVPDIAREFDDGSDKTWKPKNYDKTYSGYITIKEALTRSRNLASINLMQSIGVDRAVKKLGEFGFKNVPPALSVAIGSYGISPLEYSTMYSMFPGLGITAKSKFIVSITDKDGKTRFIEPERRRVLRPEQAYLMTTLLKNIVQRGTGTRARVQGIDVAGKTGTSNDSIDAWFCGFTPDLQIIIWYGNDDYKPMRKVEGGGRTAAPVFAKFLDAYLKEYPQTKRNFTVPDGIFSRQYNGKDEYYTKISPLPKPRESSSDGSF; encoded by the coding sequence ATGGTAAGAGTTTTATTTAGTTTTATTACGGTTTGTGCGTTTGCCGCAGGCGGGATTTTTTTGTATTTTTACTCGCAAATCCGCTTGGAATCGGACTCAATCATCGATTATCATCCCGAGCTTACGACTAAAATTTATGACCGCAACGGCAATTTGATAGCCAATGTTTTTAATGAACAAAATAGAATTTACGTAAAATTCGACGAGATTCCAGGCCGCGTGATCGAAGCGCTCGTAGCTATCGAGGATACGGCGTTTTTCGAACACGGCGGCGTGAATGTCGAGGCGATTTTTAGGGCGATTATTAAGGATGTCAAAGCGATGAAATTTGTCGAAGGAGCTTCCACGATTACGCAGCAGATCACGCGAAATTTAGTTCTTTCGAGCGAAAAGAAGCTTGATCGCAAGATCAAAGAAGCGATCCTATCGCTTAAGATAGAAAATGCCCTAAGCAAGGAACAAATTCTAGAGCGTTACTTTAACGAAGTGTATTTCGGGCACGGATATTACGGCATTCGCACGGCGGCTTTGGGATATTTCAAAAAGGATTTGCAAGATTTAAGCCTTAAAGAGATCGCGATTTTAGTGGGCTTGCCGAAAGCTCCTAGCAGCTTTGATCCTACTAAGCACCTTGATTTGTCGCTTTCGCGCGCCAATAACGTGATTTATAGGATGCATGAGCTCGGCTGGATAAATAAGACCGAATATGAGCTTGCGATGAACGAACAGCCTACGATCTACAACGAAACGCTCACGCAAAACGTAGCACCGTATGCCGTAGATGAGATCATAAAAGAAGCGGAAAAAATTCTACCGGATGTCCGCACGGGCGGATACCGCATAGATACGAGCCTTGATCTAAAGGCGCAGGCGATGGCGCAAGAGGCATTAGTTTTCGGCTACAATGAAATTTTAAAGCGCAACAAAGACGCTAATGCAAGCAACGTAAACGGCGCTATGGTCGTCACGCATCCGCAAAATGGCGAAATTTTAGCCTTAGTAGGTGGCGTGGATTACGCGAAATCAAATTTCAATCGCGCCAGCCAATCCCAGCGCCAAACTGGCTCCAGCTTTAAGCCTTTTGTCTATCAAATCGCCCTTGATATGGGCTACTCGACGATGACCGAAGTTCCCGATATAGCTAGAGAATTCGACGATGGCAGCGATAAAACGTGGAAGCCGAAAAATTACGACAAGACTTACAGCGGCTACATCACGATCAAAGAAGCTTTAACTCGCTCGCGCAACCTTGCCTCGATCAATCTGATGCAATCTATCGGCGTTGATCGCGCGGTAAAAAAGCTGGGCGAGTTCGGCTTTAAAAACGTCCCGCCCGCCCTGTCGGTGGCTATCGGCAGCTACGGAATTTCGCCGCTTGAATACTCCACGATGTATTCGATGTTTCCGGGGCTTGGGATTACTGCAAAATCAAAATTTATCGTTTCGATTACCGATAAGGACGGCAAAACTCGCTTTATAGAGCCTGAGCGCCGCCGCGTGCTGCGCCCGGAGCAGGCATATCTGATGACTACGCTATTAAAAAATATCGTGCAGCGCGGCACCGGCACTCGCGCGCGCGTGCAAGGAATCGACGTCGCGGGCAAAACCGGCACCTCAAACGACAGCATAGATGCATGGTTTTGCGGCTTTACGCCCGATCTACAGATCATCATCTGGTATGGCAACGACGATTATAAACCTATGCGAAAGGTCGAGGGCGGCGGTCGCACTGCAGCACCGGTGTTTGCAAAATTTTTAGATGCCTATTTAAAAGAATATCCGCAAACCAAGCGCAACTTCACCGTCCCGGACGGCATTTTTAGCCGCCAATACAACGGCAAAGACGAGTATTACACTAAAATTTCGCCGCTTCCTAAACCTCGCGAAAGTAGCAGCGACGGATCATTTTAA
- a CDS encoding penicillin-binding protein 2, with protein sequence MWQRDKSSSVGMIIVMFIFVPAALFVFLAILYFWGSTERKLPRLDVNETNSAIRGAIIAKDNYVAANSVKLYKVSVDARSIDKNKLDLFVRLYCIYTGDSEKRVKSAIEGSGGTTVLSYKIDAKTAVHLKELAYKLNLKKVFVSFIGSNGRLNPPIRMSVSESGEKRSYNVGDSLTPLIGYINKKEVDGITKVSGIKGIEKYYEYYLAPVRDEFIVGPRDIGGNIILERSSKKTGRIDGYNVRLSVPLTLQRKIERLSDEGADNYDAREIVVGIMNSKTGKILSLATNARYDPSNITKNDLKNLNFTASEYAYEVGSIMKPIIFAIAYDAKAVKPGEIINTYNGSYKLGTRTIRDTHPAKQMSGEEIIIHSSNIGMIKISERLEGQAIYDGLMNFGMSQKTGIDLPYEQSGNIPSIKSLNNKIYKATISYGYGAQMTFLQMLNAYTVFNNGGVMISPRLVENLENNGKTYIVNESETRQVISKPTADVIKGILIKTVESGTGRKGRVAGLQIGGKTGTARIAKGGGYSSAYNSSFFGFANDADTSYTIGVLVREPKRGSYYAAQNALPIFKRAVGILIEEGYLKPAADANATQKVEIKDEAVEIKD encoded by the coding sequence ATGTGGCAAAGAGATAAAAGCTCCTCGGTCGGTATGATTATTGTGATGTTTATATTCGTGCCGGCGGCGCTTTTTGTATTTTTGGCGATTTTATATTTTTGGGGCAGCACTGAGCGCAAGCTACCGCGCCTGGATGTCAATGAAACCAACAGCGCGATCCGTGGCGCGATAATCGCAAAAGATAATTATGTCGCGGCAAATTCCGTCAAACTCTATAAAGTTAGCGTCGATGCACGTAGCATCGATAAAAACAAGCTTGATCTTTTCGTGCGGCTATACTGCATCTACACGGGTGATAGCGAAAAGCGCGTCAAAAGCGCGATCGAGGGCTCTGGCGGTACGACCGTGCTGTCGTATAAGATCGACGCCAAAACCGCCGTGCATCTAAAAGAACTTGCGTATAAGTTAAATTTAAAAAAGGTCTTTGTCAGCTTCATAGGCTCAAACGGCAGGTTAAATCCGCCTATCCGCATGAGCGTGAGCGAAAGCGGCGAGAAGCGCAGCTACAATGTCGGCGATTCGCTCACTCCGTTAATCGGCTATATCAATAAAAAAGAGGTTGATGGCATCACCAAAGTTAGCGGAATTAAGGGGATCGAGAAGTACTATGAGTATTATCTAGCGCCGGTTAGAGATGAGTTTATCGTGGGCCCGCGCGATATCGGCGGCAATATCATTCTAGAGCGTAGCAGCAAAAAAACGGGCAGGATCGACGGCTACAACGTCCGTCTAAGCGTGCCACTAACGCTGCAAAGAAAAATAGAGCGCCTAAGCGATGAGGGCGCTGATAATTACGATGCGCGAGAAATCGTGGTGGGCATTATGAACTCCAAAACGGGCAAAATTTTATCCCTTGCGACCAATGCCCGCTATGACCCCTCAAACATCACGAAAAACGATCTTAAGAATTTAAATTTTACCGCGAGCGAATACGCCTACGAAGTGGGCTCGATTATGAAGCCGATAATTTTCGCAATCGCCTATGATGCCAAAGCCGTCAAACCGGGCGAGATCATCAATACCTATAACGGCAGCTATAAGCTTGGTACTCGCACGATCCGCGACACGCATCCTGCAAAGCAGATGAGCGGCGAGGAGATCATCATCCACAGCTCAAATATTGGAATGATTAAAATTTCAGAGCGGCTGGAGGGGCAGGCTATTTATGACGGGCTTATGAACTTTGGTATGTCGCAAAAAACAGGCATTGATCTACCGTATGAGCAAAGTGGAAATATCCCAAGCATCAAAAGCCTGAATAATAAAATTTACAAAGCTACGATCAGCTATGGCTACGGCGCGCAGATGACCTTCCTTCAGATGCTAAACGCTTACACCGTCTTTAACAACGGCGGCGTGATGATCAGCCCGCGTCTAGTCGAAAATCTAGAAAATAACGGCAAAACTTACATCGTCAACGAAAGCGAAACCCGCCAGGTAATCTCTAAACCTACCGCTGACGTAATAAAAGGAATTTTAATCAAAACGGTTGAGAGCGGCACGGGGCGCAAAGGGCGGGTAGCGGGGCTGCAAATCGGCGGCAAGACGGGCACTGCGCGTATCGCTAAGGGGGGCGGCTATTCGAGCGCCTATAACAGCTCGTTTTTCGGCTTTGCCAACGACGCGGACACCAGCTACACGATTGGCGTTTTGGTGCGCGAGCCTAAAAGGGGCAGCTATTACGCTGCTCAAAACGCGCTGCCGATCTTTAAGCGGGCGGTAGGAATTTTGATAGAGGAGGGCTATCTAAAGCCCGCAGCCGACGCAAACGCCACGCAAAAGGTCGAGATCAAGGATGAGGCAGTTGAAATTAAAGATTAA
- the alaS gene encoding alanine--tRNA ligase, giving the protein MDIRSEYLNFFASKGHQIIPSAPLVPDDDSLLFTNAGMVPFKSIFTGAVPRPTPPIRTSCQTCIRAGGKHNDLDNVGYTARHHTFFEMLGNFSFGEYFKEQAIAYAWEFITEILKLPKEKLYVTVHEKDDEAFGFWARHIAQERIYRFGDHDNFWAMGDTGPCGPCSEIFYDQGGEHFNTPEDYMGGDGDRFLEIWNLVFMQYERSSDGKLTPLPKPSIDTGMGLERVTAIKEGKFSNYDSSLFMPLIDEVAKLCGKPYVYESGASYRVIADHIRSVTFLLAQGTNFNREGRGYVLRRILRRAVRHGYLLGIKEPFMYRLVDKVCELMGGHYAYLNEKKQAVKEQIKLEEERFFATLANGIELFNEELARTKEIFSGEVAFKLYDTYGFPLDLTADMLREKNLRVDEAKFDALMSEQRQIAKAAWKGSGDKNVRGDFKALLEKFGENKFSGYEELSRTSKVLALLNEDFAEVDELKAGDIGWAMFDITPFYAQSGGQTGDSGEVESIADVFDTQKFYGLNLSHLRLNRNLKIGDIVGLKVSEEREQIARHHSATHLLHAALRAVLGAHIAQAGSLVEADRLRFDFSHPKALSGEELAKIEEFVNNAVCKGCTAKTEIMDIDDAKNSGAIALFGEKYGSKVRVVSFGEISKELCGGIHVRNLSEIGSFFIVKESSVSAGVRRIEAVCSRAALNLALQNRAKLAEISAELKGIEPLRAIEKLKDEIRSLKDQIKHASSSHALAFLNVGDTKLCVASVESGDIKTMIDEFKNSHEKAAIMLMQVGTDGKISIAAGVKNAPIKAGEWVKLAAQILGGGGGGRDDFATAGGRDVLKIEEAIKEAISYAKGKI; this is encoded by the coding sequence ATGGATATTAGAAGCGAATATTTAAATTTCTTTGCAAGCAAGGGCCATCAGATCATCCCCAGCGCGCCGTTGGTGCCCGATGATGATAGCTTGCTTTTTACGAATGCGGGCATGGTGCCGTTTAAAAGCATATTTACAGGAGCCGTTCCGCGTCCGACGCCGCCTATCCGCACGAGCTGTCAGACCTGCATCCGCGCCGGCGGCAAGCACAACGACCTAGACAACGTCGGCTACACCGCGCGCCACCATACGTTTTTTGAGATGCTTGGAAATTTCAGCTTCGGCGAGTATTTTAAAGAGCAAGCGATCGCCTATGCGTGGGAGTTTATCACTGAAATTTTAAAGCTTCCCAAAGAAAAACTCTACGTCACCGTGCACGAAAAGGACGACGAAGCGTTTGGGTTCTGGGCGCGCCACATAGCGCAGGAGCGCATATATCGCTTCGGCGACCACGATAACTTTTGGGCGATGGGCGATACCGGTCCTTGCGGACCGTGCTCGGAGATCTTTTACGACCAAGGCGGCGAGCACTTTAACACGCCTGAGGACTACATGGGCGGCGACGGCGACAGATTTCTTGAAATTTGGAACCTAGTTTTCATGCAGTACGAGCGCAGCAGCGACGGCAAGCTAACTCCGCTACCAAAACCTAGCATCGACACGGGCATGGGGCTTGAGCGCGTCACGGCGATTAAAGAAGGCAAGTTTAGCAACTACGACAGCTCGCTTTTTATGCCGCTAATTGATGAGGTTGCAAAGCTTTGCGGCAAACCTTACGTTTATGAAAGCGGCGCGAGCTATCGCGTCATCGCCGATCATATCCGCTCGGTTACGTTTTTGCTAGCGCAGGGAACAAATTTTAACCGCGAGGGCAGGGGGTATGTTTTGCGTAGAATTCTGCGTCGTGCCGTTCGCCACGGCTATCTGCTCGGCATCAAAGAGCCCTTTATGTATCGCCTCGTGGATAAAGTATGCGAGCTGATGGGCGGGCACTATGCCTATCTGAACGAGAAAAAGCAAGCCGTAAAGGAGCAGATCAAGCTCGAAGAGGAGCGGTTTTTTGCCACTTTGGCAAACGGCATCGAGCTTTTTAACGAAGAGCTTGCGCGCACTAAAGAAATTTTTAGCGGCGAGGTCGCGTTTAAGCTATATGATACCTACGGCTTTCCGCTCGATCTGACCGCCGATATGCTGCGCGAGAAAAATTTGCGTGTGGATGAGGCTAAATTTGACGCGCTTATGAGCGAGCAAAGGCAGATAGCTAAAGCCGCATGGAAGGGTAGCGGCGATAAAAACGTCCGTGGCGATTTTAAGGCACTGCTAGAGAAATTTGGTGAGAATAAATTTAGCGGTTACGAAGAGCTTAGTCGCACAAGCAAGGTTTTAGCGCTGCTTAACGAGGATTTTGCGGAAGTGGATGAGCTCAAAGCTGGCGATATCGGCTGGGCGATGTTTGATATCACTCCGTTTTATGCACAAAGCGGCGGTCAGACGGGCGATAGCGGCGAAGTGGAGTCCATAGCCGATGTGTTTGATACGCAGAAATTTTATGGGCTAAATTTATCCCACTTGCGCCTTAATCGTAACCTGAAAATCGGCGATATCGTCGGGCTTAAGGTTTCTGAGGAGCGTGAGCAGATTGCACGTCATCACAGCGCGACACATCTTTTGCACGCGGCGCTTCGTGCGGTGCTAGGGGCTCATATCGCTCAAGCAGGAAGCTTGGTCGAAGCGGACCGCTTAAGATTTGACTTCTCGCATCCTAAGGCACTTAGCGGCGAGGAGCTAGCTAAAATCGAGGAATTTGTAAATAACGCCGTTTGCAAGGGCTGTACGGCAAAAACTGAGATTATGGATATAGATGACGCTAAAAACAGCGGCGCGATTGCGCTTTTTGGCGAAAAATATGGCTCAAAAGTGCGCGTCGTGAGCTTCGGAGAGATTAGTAAGGAGCTTTGCGGCGGAATTCACGTGCGTAATTTAAGCGAAATAGGGTCGTTTTTTATCGTCAAAGAAAGCAGTGTAAGTGCGGGCGTTAGGCGTATCGAGGCAGTTTGTTCGCGCGCGGCTTTAAATTTAGCGCTTCAAAATCGCGCTAAGCTTGCTGAAATTTCTGCGGAGTTAAAAGGGATTGAGCCTCTCCGTGCGATTGAGAAATTAAAAGATGAGATCAGATCGCTAAAAGATCAGATCAAGCATGCAAGCAGTTCTCATGCACTGGCTTTTCTAAATGTCGGTGATACCAAACTTTGCGTAGCCTCGGTCGAAAGCGGTGATATAAAAACTATGATAGATGAGTTTAAAAATAGCCACGAAAAGGCGGCGATAATGCTGATGCAAGTAGGCACCGACGGCAAAATTTCAATCGCGGCAGGCGTTAAAAACGCGCCGATCAAAGCTGGCGAGTGGGTTAAGCTCGCGGCGCAAATTTTAGGCGGTGGCGGCGGCGGACGCGATGATTTTGCGACCGCAGGCGGCAGGGACGTGCTAAAAATCGAAGAAGCGATCAAAGAGGCGATCTCTTACGCAAAAGGTAAAATTTGA
- a CDS encoding nucleotide sugar dehydrogenase, translating into MKIAIIGLGYVGLPLAAAFAAKHEVVGFDVSQERIDELRGGHDRTLELSDEELAAAIQNGLKFSAKLDDMRQSNFYIVCVPTPVDRLNRPDLTPLIKASESVGAVLKKGDIVVYESTVYPGATEEDCVPVLQRTSGLKFNRDFFCGYSPERINPGDKIHTVTKIKKIVSASTPEALDVVDSVYLSILQNGTFRASSIKVAEAAKVIENTQRDINIGFINELAILFGKLGINTNDVIDAAATKWNFLSFRPGLVGGHCIGIDPYYLAQKATEVGYHPEIILSSRRINDNMGSYVATEVVKMMIKYDEKVKGAKVLILGLTFKENCPDTRNTRVVDMISELKNFGCEVGVYDPWASAADAKRYYDIDLLQKPDLCKFDCVVIAVAHKQFFELDYAGSLVYDVKNVYKGAQGKL; encoded by the coding sequence ATGAAAATAGCGATAATCGGGCTTGGCTACGTTGGGCTTCCTTTGGCGGCGGCGTTTGCCGCGAAACACGAGGTCGTGGGCTTTGACGTCTCGCAAGAGCGCATAGACGAGCTGCGCGGCGGGCACGATCGCACGCTGGAGCTTAGCGACGAGGAGCTTGCTGCGGCGATTCAAAACGGGCTTAAATTTAGCGCAAAGCTAGATGATATGAGGCAGAGCAATTTTTACATCGTGTGCGTGCCCACTCCCGTAGATAGGCTAAATCGCCCAGATCTCACGCCGCTAATCAAGGCCAGCGAAAGCGTCGGAGCCGTGCTTAAAAAGGGCGACATCGTCGTGTATGAAAGCACCGTCTATCCGGGCGCTACGGAGGAGGACTGCGTACCGGTGTTGCAGCGCACGAGCGGGCTAAAATTTAACCGCGATTTTTTCTGCGGATATTCGCCCGAGCGGATCAATCCGGGCGATAAAATTCACACCGTCACGAAGATCAAAAAGATCGTCTCGGCAAGCACGCCGGAGGCTCTGGATGTCGTAGATAGCGTCTATCTTAGCATCCTGCAAAACGGCACCTTTCGCGCTAGCAGCATCAAGGTCGCCGAGGCCGCGAAGGTGATCGAAAACACCCAGCGCGACATCAACATCGGCTTTATCAACGAGCTTGCGATCCTATTCGGCAAGCTCGGTATCAACACCAACGACGTCATCGACGCGGCGGCTACGAAGTGGAATTTCTTAAGCTTCCGTCCGGGGCTCGTGGGCGGACACTGTATCGGCATCGATCCGTATTATTTGGCGCAGAAGGCAACCGAGGTGGGCTATCACCCTGAAATCATCCTCTCAAGCCGCCGTATCAACGATAATATGGGAAGCTACGTCGCTACGGAGGTCGTTAAGATGATGATAAAATACGACGAAAAGGTAAAGGGCGCAAAGGTCTTGATCTTGGGGCTGACGTTTAAAGAAAACTGCCCCGATACCCGCAATACGCGCGTCGTGGATATGATAAGCGAGCTTAAAAATTTCGGCTGCGAGGTAGGCGTCTATGATCCTTGGGCGAGCGCCGCCGACGCCAAGAGATACTACGATATCGATCTGCTGCAAAAGCCCGACTTGTGCAAATTTGACTGCGTCGTAATCGCCGTAGCGCATAAGCAGTTTTTTGAGCTTGATTACGCGGGCTCGCTGGTTTACGACGTAAAAAACGTCTATAAAGGCGCGCAAGGAAAGCTCTGA
- a CDS encoding Gfo/Idh/MocA family oxidoreductase translates to MKKKIAIIGMDELGQKHFSELRRSDYFELVALYHKGSSENFGPRYPIFDNLTDLFNVAKPDAVVITAPPPSHKELILKCLPFTKNIFVESPLAQSLAEAREINYAVTTNGTRLAVGYSDRYNPVIVSLLRELAKGDKIFSMSFVSGFANDDRADIVANALFRDIDLVRLLSHSEIACIELSKNISKERTLAACATLHTKSGCYCTLMQSNLYPIRRHGIEICTDSGVYFGDLISITLFKITPDGRVNLRVDRDDFSLRREHEAFCAMCDSSTNAGLASVEDAIKIREIIS, encoded by the coding sequence ATGAAAAAAAAGATAGCGATCATAGGTATGGACGAGCTTGGTCAAAAGCACTTCAGCGAGCTAAGAAGGAGCGATTATTTCGAACTTGTAGCGCTTTATCATAAGGGCAGCAGTGAAAATTTCGGCCCGCGCTATCCGATCTTTGATAATCTAACCGATCTTTTTAACGTCGCTAAGCCCGACGCCGTAGTCATCACGGCTCCCCCACCATCGCATAAAGAGCTGATTTTAAAATGCCTGCCGTTTACCAAAAATATCTTTGTAGAATCCCCGCTCGCACAAAGCCTAGCCGAAGCTAGAGAGATAAACTACGCGGTCACTACTAACGGTACACGCCTAGCCGTAGGCTACTCCGACCGCTACAATCCAGTAATCGTATCCTTGCTACGCGAGCTTGCCAAGGGGGATAAAATTTTTTCGATGAGCTTCGTAAGCGGTTTTGCAAACGATGATAGAGCAGATATCGTCGCCAATGCCCTTTTTAGAGATATTGATCTTGTGCGGCTGCTTTCTCACAGCGAGATCGCCTGCATAGAACTTAGCAAAAATATCTCTAAAGAGCGCACTCTAGCCGCATGCGCGACACTTCACACAAAAAGCGGCTGCTATTGCACGCTAATGCAGTCCAATCTCTATCCGATCAGGCGCCACGGTATCGAGATTTGCACCGACAGCGGCGTGTATTTTGGCGATCTAATCTCAATAACTCTTTTTAAAATTACGCCTGACGGGCGCGTAAATCTGCGCGTCGATCGCGACGACTTTTCGCTACGCCGCGAACACGAAGCGTTTTGCGCGATGTGCGACAGCAGTACTAATGCAGGTCTTGCAAGCGTAGAGGATGCGATAAAAATCAGAGAAATCATCTCATGA
- the hemH gene encoding ferrochelatase: MKKALILLNMGGPNNLSEVEVFLKNMFNDPFILGVKSDFWRSVLAALIVRSRTSSARSNYEKLGGRSPICSITEALCERVNLLARAKLGAGSKFENAADAGAANESPQEISLQSKPPQDAPTQGKALQNEAPQDEKPIDELVCDYVMNYTPPFAEDVLKKYADFDEIILMPLYPHFSKTTVQSSLCSAEAALKRLGIKNYKIVDIFYDSAAYNEILLNLIASCVAKFSADEISQISLIFSAHSLPVKMITAGDPYEAQVKAHVKILKDLLAARGIKFKEIILAYQSRLGPVKWLEPNVADVLRDLQSKKALIFPIAFCVDNSETDFELDIFYRAQARELGYEYYEVCKCPNSREDFAKFILAQAL; encoded by the coding sequence ATGAAAAAAGCCCTAATTTTGCTCAACATGGGCGGCCCGAACAATCTGAGCGAGGTTGAAGTTTTTTTAAAAAATATGTTTAACGACCCCTTTATTTTGGGCGTTAAGAGTGATTTTTGGCGTAGCGTTTTAGCCGCGCTCATCGTAAGAAGCAGAACTTCATCGGCGCGTAGCAACTACGAAAAACTGGGCGGACGCTCGCCTATATGCTCCATCACCGAAGCGCTTTGCGAGCGGGTAAATTTACTCGCGCGAGCAAAATTAGGCGCGGGGTCAAAATTTGAAAATGCGGCGGATGCGGGCGCCGCGAATGAGTCGCCGCAAGAGATTTCATTGCAGAGCAAGCCGCCGCAAGACGCCCCGACGCAGGGCAAGGCGCTACAAAATGAAGCGCCGCAGGATGAAAAACCGATAGACGAGCTGGTTTGCGATTATGTGATGAATTACACGCCGCCCTTTGCGGAGGACGTGCTTAAAAAATACGCGGATTTTGACGAGATAATTTTGATGCCTTTGTATCCGCACTTCTCAAAAACGACGGTGCAATCGAGTCTGTGTTCTGCCGAAGCCGCACTTAAGCGGCTTGGTATAAAAAATTATAAGATAGTTGATATTTTCTACGATAGCGCCGCTTACAACGAAATTTTACTAAATTTAATTGCAAGCTGTGTTGCGAAATTTAGCGCGGATGAAATTTCGCAAATTTCGCTCATATTTTCCGCGCATTCGCTACCGGTAAAAATGATCACCGCGGGCGATCCATACGAAGCGCAAGTAAAGGCGCACGTAAAAATTTTAAAAGATCTGCTGGCTGCGCGCGGGATTAAATTTAAAGAGATTATTTTGGCGTATCAATCGCGCCTGGGCCCCGTGAAGTGGCTGGAACCTAATGTCGCGGACGTTTTGCGGGATCTGCAGAGCAAAAAAGCGCTCATATTTCCGATCGCGTTTTGCGTGGATAACTCCGAGACCGATTTTGAACTGGATATTTTTTATAGGGCCCAGGCGCGCGAGCTGGGTTATGAATACTACGAAGTGTGCAAATGCCCGAACTCCCGCGAAGATTTTGCGAAATTTATACTCGCGCAAGCGCTGTAA